The Roseicyclus marinus genome has a segment encoding these proteins:
- the rimI gene encoding ribosomal protein S18-alanine N-acetyltransferase: MTPARRAAIHAAAFAGRGQIWSEADFTAFDAAPATYSVFGEDMGFALIRVIAPEAELLTLAVDPAAQGHGLGRKILVAAMDIAARHGAEEMFLEVAEDNIPARALYARMGFAESGRRRGYYARPGTAAVDAILMTCSLSAEKSGKPFKN, from the coding sequence ATGACCCCGGCACGGAGGGCAGCGATCCATGCCGCGGCCTTTGCCGGGCGCGGTCAGATCTGGTCCGAAGCCGATTTCACGGCCTTCGACGCTGCACCGGCCACTTATTCCGTCTTTGGCGAGGACATGGGCTTTGCGCTTATCCGGGTCATCGCCCCGGAGGCGGAGCTTTTGACACTGGCCGTTGACCCTGCGGCACAGGGCCATGGGCTGGGGCGCAAGATCCTGGTGGCCGCGATGGACATCGCCGCCCGCCATGGGGCCGAGGAGATGTTCCTGGAGGTGGCCGAAGACAACATCCCGGCCCGCGCCCTTTATGCGCGGATGGGCTTTGCGGAAAGCGGCCGCCGCCGGGGATATTACGCCAGACCCGGCACAGCCGCCGTTGACGCCATCTTGATGACCTGTTCGCTGAGCGCCGAAAAATCCGGCAAACCCTTCAAAAACTGA
- the tsaB gene encoding tRNA (adenosine(37)-N6)-threonylcarbamoyltransferase complex dimerization subunit type 1 TsaB, translated as MSTSEPLILAFDTSAAHCAAALLSGERILASAWEPMGKGQAERLMPLVAEVVAEGGVALSDLDAIGVGIGPGNFTGIRISVSAARGLALALGRPAVGVSLLEALAWGAREPVLAAIDARRDHVYLQRFGEDCGRGPELVSLGECSGLAAPGLTVTGDRADEIAARLGANLRQAPDNPAPAIARITATRFDAADLPRPAPLYLRPADAAPARDGGPVILPR; from the coding sequence CTGTCAACGTCTGAGCCCCTGATCCTGGCCTTCGACACATCGGCCGCGCATTGCGCGGCCGCTTTGCTGTCGGGCGAGCGCATTCTGGCGAGCGCTTGGGAGCCGATGGGCAAGGGGCAGGCCGAACGGCTGATGCCGCTCGTGGCCGAGGTCGTGGCGGAGGGTGGCGTGGCCCTGTCCGATCTGGACGCCATCGGTGTGGGCATCGGACCGGGCAATTTCACCGGCATCCGCATCTCGGTTTCGGCGGCGCGGGGGCTGGCACTGGCCTTGGGGCGTCCGGCGGTGGGCGTGTCGCTCCTGGAGGCGCTGGCTTGGGGGGCACGCGAACCTGTGCTTGCCGCCATCGATGCGCGGCGCGACCACGTCTACCTGCAACGCTTTGGCGAGGATTGCGGTCGGGGACCGGAGCTTGTCTCGCTTGGGGAGTGCAGCGGCTTGGCCGCGCCCGGCCTGACCGTCACCGGGGACCGGGCAGACGAGATCGCCGCCCGGCTGGGCGCGAACCTGCGGCAAGCCCCCGACAATCCCGCCCCGGCCATCGCCCGGATCACCGCCACCCGCTTTGACGCAGCCGACCTGCCGCGCCCTGCCCCGCTCTACCTGCGGCCTGCCGATGCCGCACCCGCGCGCGACGGCGGGCCCGTGATTCTGCCCCGATGA
- a CDS encoding NifU family protein, giving the protein MFIQTESTPNPATLKFLPGQTVLDMGTADFPSAETAQKSPLAARIFAVEGVTGVFFGSDFVTVTKAEAMAWEHVKPAILGAIMEHFQSGAPVMEGEGGGTGGHAEHSGEDAEIVGQIKTLLDTRVRPAVAQDGGDITFHGFDRGVVYLHMQGACAGCPSSTLTLKMGIENLLRHYIPEVVEVRPVNV; this is encoded by the coding sequence ATGTTCATCCAGACCGAATCCACCCCCAACCCGGCCACGCTGAAGTTCCTGCCCGGCCAGACCGTGCTGGACATGGGGACCGCCGATTTCCCCAGCGCCGAGACGGCGCAGAAATCGCCGCTGGCCGCCCGCATCTTTGCGGTGGAGGGCGTGACCGGCGTCTTTTTCGGCAGCGATTTCGTCACCGTCACCAAGGCGGAGGCGATGGCATGGGAACATGTGAAGCCCGCCATCCTTGGTGCGATCATGGAACATTTCCAGTCGGGCGCCCCCGTGATGGAGGGTGAGGGCGGTGGCACCGGCGGTCATGCCGAGCATTCCGGCGAGGATGCCGAGATCGTGGGCCAGATCAAGACGCTGCTCGACACCCGTGTGCGGCCCGCCGTGGCGCAGGATGGGGGCGACATCACCTTCCACGGGTTTGATCGCGGCGTGGTCTACCTGCACATGCAGGGGGCCTGTGCGGGTTGCCCGTCGTCCACCCTCACGCTCAAGATGGGGATCGAGAACCTCTTGCGCCACTACATCCCCGAGGTGGTCGAGGTGCGTCCTGTCAACGTCTGA
- a CDS encoding universal stress protein, which yields MRKFLVVLDDTRECLNAMRFAAMRAAHTQGGVEILSVIPPDEFNHWIGVAEVMRAEARERIEAHFNVFAKWMRDRQGVDPSLVIREGEPVTEILAHIRDAPEIGVLVLGAGSGKSGPGPLVTAMVKQAGTLPVPITIVPVELSKEQLEQIT from the coding sequence ATGCGCAAGTTCCTCGTCGTGCTCGACGACACCCGTGAATGCCTGAACGCGATGCGCTTTGCCGCGATGCGCGCCGCCCATACGCAGGGCGGCGTGGAGATCCTGTCCGTCATCCCCCCCGATGAATTCAACCACTGGATCGGTGTGGCCGAGGTGATGCGCGCCGAGGCCCGTGAACGGATCGAGGCGCATTTCAACGTCTTCGCCAAATGGATGCGCGACCGGCAGGGCGTGGACCCGTCGCTCGTGATCCGCGAGGGGGAGCCGGTGACCGAGATCCTCGCCCATATCCGGGACGCGCCCGAGATCGGCGTGCTGGTGCTGGGTGCTGGATCGGGCAAATCGGGGCCGGGACCGCTGGTCACGGCGATGGTGAAACAGGCGGGCACCCTGCCCGTGCCGATCACGATCGTGCCTGTGGAACTGAGCAAGGAACAGTTGGAGCAGATCACCTGA
- a CDS encoding VOC family protein — protein sequence MTQTYTAHPQTRIGHVHLKVSDLERSIAFYRDVIGLEVMQRYGAQAAFLSAGGYHHHLGLNTWESLGGPRPPRHAVGLYHTAFLFPDRVALARAFKRVLEAGVELDGAADHGVSEALYLSDPDGNGIELYVDRPETEWPRDAQGTLRMVNDRMDLGALLALAEDA from the coding sequence ATGACCCAGACCTACACCGCCCATCCCCAGACGCGCATCGGCCATGTCCATCTGAAAGTATCCGATCTGGAACGTTCCATCGCCTTTTACCGCGATGTAATCGGGTTGGAGGTGATGCAGCGCTACGGGGCGCAGGCGGCATTCCTGTCGGCGGGCGGCTATCACCACCACCTTGGCCTGAACACCTGGGAAAGCCTTGGGGGGCCGCGCCCGCCGCGTCATGCCGTGGGTCTCTATCACACGGCCTTTCTCTTTCCTGACCGCGTGGCGCTGGCCCGCGCTTTCAAGCGGGTGCTGGAGGCGGGTGTGGAGCTGGACGGGGCCGCCGATCACGGTGTGTCGGAGGCGCTCTACCTGAGCGATCCGGACGGCAACGGGATCGAGCTCTATGTCGATCGCCCCGAGACGGAATGGCCGCGCGACGCCCAGGGCACGTTGCGCATGGTCAATGACAGGATGGATCTGGGGGCGCTTCTTGCGCTGGCCGAGGACGCTTAG
- a CDS encoding FAD-binding dehydrogenase has protein sequence MDRADVIVIGSGLSGLVAAWHAAERGRQVLLIDQEGSQSIGGQAWWSLGGLFMVDTPEQRRLHIRDSRDLAGADWALSAAFDRPEDANPKAWAEAYLDFASGPMRAYLHGLGMRWFPVVGWAERRYRAGQGHGNSVPRFHITWGTGTGVVKPYAARVTAHPRIRLAFRRRVTDLVLTAGRIAGVAGDLLAEDAAPIGAPTNRRVTGRFEAQAQAVILATGGIGANHDLVRAVWPVDRLGPAPARMVAGVPDYVDGAMLGLAEGAGAAIINRDRMWHYCEGLQNWDPIWTNHGIRILPGPSSIWLDATGQRMEPPFFPGFDTLGTLKRILQTGHAHSWFILTQSVIEKEFALSGSEQNPDLTRGGWLSVLRERLGKGATRAVEAFKDRGADFVVARDLDTLVAGMNRITPEATLDPARIHAQIAARDAAIDGTAEDAQVTAIRAARSYLGDKLIRTARPHRMLDPAHGPLIAVRLNILTRKSLGGLHTDLSARVLRPDGCTFDGLFAVGEAAGFGGGGYHGYNALEGTFLGGCIFSGKVAGESV, from the coding sequence ATGGATCGGGCGGATGTGATCGTCATCGGCAGTGGCCTGTCGGGATTGGTTGCCGCATGGCACGCCGCAGAGCGCGGGCGACAGGTGCTCTTGATCGATCAGGAAGGGTCCCAATCCATCGGCGGTCAGGCATGGTGGAGCCTTGGCGGTCTCTTCATGGTCGACACGCCCGAACAGCGCCGCCTGCACATCCGGGACAGTCGGGACCTTGCCGGGGCCGATTGGGCCCTGTCGGCCGCTTTCGACCGGCCCGAGGATGCCAACCCCAAAGCCTGGGCCGAGGCCTATCTCGATTTCGCCTCCGGCCCGATGCGCGCCTATCTGCACGGATTGGGCATGCGCTGGTTTCCGGTCGTGGGCTGGGCCGAACGCCGCTACCGGGCGGGGCAGGGGCATGGCAACAGCGTGCCGCGCTTTCACATCACATGGGGCACCGGGACGGGGGTCGTGAAACCCTATGCCGCGCGCGTGACGGCGCATCCGCGCATCCGCCTGGCCTTTCGCCGCCGCGTCACGGATCTTGTGCTGACGGCGGGCCGTATCGCGGGCGTGGCAGGCGATCTGCTGGCGGAGGATGCCGCCCCCATCGGCGCCCCGACCAACCGCCGCGTCACCGGCCGATTCGAGGCGCAGGCCCAAGCCGTCATCCTTGCCACGGGCGGGATCGGGGCAAACCATGACCTTGTCCGCGCCGTCTGGCCCGTGGACAGGCTTGGGCCCGCGCCCGCGCGGATGGTGGCGGGTGTGCCCGATTACGTCGATGGCGCGATGCTGGGCCTGGCCGAAGGGGCGGGTGCGGCCATCATCAACCGCGACCGGATGTGGCATTACTGCGAAGGCCTGCAGAACTGGGACCCGATCTGGACCAATCACGGCATCCGCATCCTGCCCGGCCCCTCCTCAATCTGGCTCGACGCGACGGGCCAGCGGATGGAGCCGCCGTTCTTTCCCGGCTTCGACACGCTCGGCACGCTCAAGCGCATCCTGCAGACGGGCCATGCCCACAGCTGGTTCATCCTGACCCAATCGGTGATCGAAAAGGAATTCGCGCTCTCGGGCAGCGAACAGAACCCCGATCTGACACGCGGCGGCTGGCTGTCCGTCCTGCGCGAGCGATTGGGCAAAGGGGCGACACGGGCCGTCGAAGCCTTCAAGGACAGGGGGGCGGATTTCGTCGTGGCCCGCGACCTCGATACGCTGGTGGCGGGGATGAACCGCATCACGCCCGAGGCGACGCTCGACCCGGCCCGCATCCACGCCCAGATCGCGGCGCGCGACGCGGCCATCGACGGAACAGCCGAGGATGCGCAGGTCACGGCCATTCGCGCGGCGCGGAGCTATCTGGGCGACAAGCTGATCCGCACCGCCAGACCGCACCGGATGCTCGACCCGGCCCATGGCCCCCTGATCGCGGTGCGGCTCAACATCCTGACCCGCAAATCCCTGGGCGGGCTGCATACCGACCTGTCGGCGCGGGTGCTCAGACCCGATGGCTGCACCTTCGACGGGCTTTTCGCCGTGGGCGAGGCGGCGGGCTTCGGCGGCGGCGGGTATCACGGTTACAATGCGCTGGAAGGCACGTTTCTGGGTGGGTGCATCTTCTCGGGCAAGGTGGCGGGCGAGAGCGTCTGA
- a CDS encoding type III PLP-dependent enzyme: MNATIADFSASFPVASSRIEGFIAAHSFDRPTLVLDIERVEAQYHGLNAGLGNATIHYAVKANPADAIIDRLVDLGSHFDAASRGEIELCLSHGAHPQAISFGNTVKRPSDIAFAHRAGITMFAADAAEEIAKIAEHAPGAEVYIRLLVEASGADWPLTRKFGTTRDTALALMAQARDLGLRPAGLSFHVGSQTRDPAMWGDTLDQVAAVWQAAVEAGFDLDLLNIGGGFPAFYGEAIPHPTVYAARVMEQVNARFPEGIRIMAEPGRGLVAEAGMIAAEVLLVSKKSEDDLHRWVYLDIGKFSGLAETMDEAIRYQFVTPHDGEATGPCILAGPSCDSADVLYEKRPVALPVSLKSGDKVMIRNCGAYTSSYSSVGFNGFPPLDVVVI, encoded by the coding sequence ATGAACGCTACGATTGCCGATTTCTCGGCCTCCTTTCCCGTTGCCTCGTCCCGTATCGAAGGCTTCATCGCGGCCCATAGCTTCGACCGTCCGACGCTCGTGCTCGATATCGAGCGCGTCGAGGCGCAGTATCACGGGCTGAACGCGGGTCTGGGCAACGCCACCATCCATTACGCGGTCAAGGCCAACCCGGCCGATGCGATCATCGACCGTCTCGTCGATCTGGGCAGCCATTTCGACGCCGCCTCGCGCGGGGAAATCGAGCTGTGCCTGTCGCATGGCGCGCATCCGCAAGCGATTTCCTTCGGCAATACCGTCAAGCGCCCCTCCGACATCGCCTTTGCGCATCGCGCGGGCATCACGATGTTCGCAGCCGATGCCGCCGAGGAGATCGCCAAGATCGCCGAACATGCACCGGGCGCAGAGGTCTATATCCGCCTGCTCGTCGAAGCATCGGGCGCCGATTGGCCGCTGACGCGCAAGTTCGGCACCACGCGCGACACCGCGCTGGCGCTGATGGCGCAGGCGCGCGACCTGGGCCTGCGCCCCGCAGGTCTCAGCTTCCATGTCGGCAGCCAGACCCGCGATCCCGCGATGTGGGGCGATACGCTCGACCAGGTGGCCGCCGTCTGGCAGGCCGCGGTCGAGGCCGGGTTCGATCTCGATCTGCTCAACATCGGTGGCGGCTTCCCGGCCTTCTACGGGGAAGCGATCCCGCATCCGACCGTCTATGCCGCCCGCGTCATGGAGCAGGTGAACGCCCGCTTCCCCGAAGGCATCCGCATCATGGCCGAACCCGGTCGCGGTCTTGTGGCCGAGGCCGGCATGATCGCCGCCGAAGTGCTGCTGGTCTCCAAGAAATCCGAGGATGACCTGCACCGCTGGGTCTATCTGGACATCGGCAAGTTCTCGGGGCTTGCCGAAACCATGGACGAGGCGATCCGCTACCAGTTCGTCACCCCCCATGACGGCGAGGCGACGGGCCCCTGCATCCTGGCCGGCCCGTCCTGCGACAGCGCCGATGTGCTCTACGAAAAGCGCCCCGTGGCCCTGCCCGTGTCGCTGAAATCGGGGGACAAGGTGATGATCCGCAATTGCGGGGCCTATACCTCGTCCTATTCCTCGGTGGGCTTCAACGGCTTCCCGCCGCTCGACGTGGTCGTCATCTGA
- a CDS encoding sulfite exporter TauE/SafE family protein, which translates to MQIYLPIAEVSVNAFMLLGLGGLVGVLSGMFGVGGGFLITPLLFFVGIPPAVAVATSTNQIVAASFSALLAHLKRKTVDIKMGVVLLVGGLIGAGIGVQVFAWLTRLGQVDLMVQLCYVVFLGTIGAMMLVESLRALRRARQAGGALPIRKQRTWIHALPFKMRFRTSGLYISVIPPVLVGLFVGLLAAIMGVGGGFFMVPAMIYLLGMPTKVVIGTSLFQIIFVTGFATLLHATTNYTVDLILAVLLILGGVVGAQIGTVIGVRMKAEQLRILLALLVLAVCGKLALDLLLMPGELYSLADRRAG; encoded by the coding sequence ATGCAAATCTACCTGCCCATCGCCGAGGTCAGCGTGAATGCCTTCATGCTGCTGGGTCTTGGCGGGCTGGTGGGGGTGCTGTCGGGCATGTTCGGCGTCGGGGGCGGCTTCCTGATCACGCCCTTGCTGTTCTTTGTGGGAATTCCGCCCGCCGTCGCGGTCGCGACCTCCACCAACCAGATCGTGGCCGCGTCCTTTTCCGCGCTTCTGGCCCATCTCAAGCGCAAGACCGTCGACATCAAGATGGGGGTCGTCTTGCTGGTGGGGGGGCTGATCGGGGCGGGCATCGGCGTGCAGGTCTTTGCCTGGCTCACCCGGCTGGGCCAGGTCGATCTGATGGTGCAGCTTTGCTATGTCGTGTTCCTGGGCACGATCGGCGCGATGATGCTGGTCGAAAGCCTGCGCGCGCTCCGGCGGGCGCGGCAGGCGGGTGGGGCTTTGCCGATCCGCAAGCAGCGCACATGGATCCATGCCCTGCCCTTCAAGATGCGGTTTCGCACCTCGGGGCTTTACATCTCGGTCATTCCGCCGGTTCTGGTGGGGCTTTTCGTGGGGCTTCTGGCCGCGATCATGGGCGTGGGCGGCGGCTTCTTCATGGTGCCTGCGATGATCTACCTTCTGGGGATGCCGACCAAGGTCGTGATCGGCACCTCGCTGTTCCAGATCATTTTCGTGACCGGCTTTGCGACGCTCTTGCATGCGACCACCAATTATACCGTCGACCTGATCCTTGCCGTTCTGCTGATCCTCGGCGGGGTCGTGGGGGCGCAGATCGGCACGGTGATCGGTGTCAGGATGAAGGCCGAACAGCTGCGCATCCTGCTGGCGCTGCTGGTGCTGGCGGTTTGCGGCAAGCTGGCGCTCGACCTGTTGCTGATGCCGGGCGAGCTCTATTCGCTGGCGGATCGGAGGGCGGGATGA
- a CDS encoding TIGR02186 family protein: MTAGRLFAMLIALVLAAGPLRAESVVAGLSQEAISITTDFDGSEILIYGAVRRDAPPPGTGPMQVVITVEGPDRSVTVRRKDRRFGIWINTDASEIDAAPTFYAVQSSAPMAEALSHTEDLRHRVTIPMAIRAVGTGLLDQDRFTEALIRLNLEDDAYQLNEGAVRFREEVLFDTSVRLPANLTEGDYRARIFLTRGGEVVDVYEQTIPVRKVGLERLIYRLAHENPLIYGILSLLIAVGAGWMASAAFRYMRG; this comes from the coding sequence ATGACGGCCGGGCGGCTCTTCGCGATGCTCATCGCGCTTGTGCTGGCAGCCGGGCCGCTCCGTGCCGAAAGCGTGGTGGCGGGCCTGAGCCAGGAGGCGATTTCCATCACCACGGATTTCGACGGGTCCGAGATCCTGATCTATGGCGCGGTCCGGCGCGACGCGCCGCCCCCCGGCACCGGGCCGATGCAGGTGGTCATCACCGTCGAAGGCCCCGACCGGTCGGTGACCGTGCGGCGCAAGGATCGCCGCTTCGGCATCTGGATCAATACAGACGCCTCCGAGATCGACGCCGCCCCCACCTTTTACGCGGTCCAAAGCTCGGCCCCCATGGCCGAGGCGCTCAGCCATACCGAGGATCTGCGCCACCGCGTCACGATCCCCATGGCGATCCGCGCGGTGGGCACGGGCCTTTTGGACCAGGATCGGTTCACCGAGGCGCTGATCCGGCTGAACCTCGAGGATGACGCCTACCAGTTGAACGAGGGGGCTGTGCGGTTCCGCGAAGAGGTGCTGTTCGACACCTCGGTCCGATTGCCCGCGAACCTGACCGAGGGGGATTACCGGGCGCGCATCTTCCTGACGCGGGGGGGGGAGGTGGTGGATGTCTACGAACAGACGATCCCCGTGCGCAAGGTCGGGCTGGAGCGTCTGATCTACAGGCTCGCCCATGAGAACCCGCTGATCTACGGGATCTTGTCGCTCCTCATCGCGGTCGGGGCGGGGTGGATGGCCTCGGCCGCCTTCCGCTACATGCGGGGATAG
- a CDS encoding SDR family oxidoreductase translates to MTTMPPKTMIVTGASSGIGLAVAEHMLAAGWTIGLVARRADRLEALAAAHGERAIPMPLDVTDAAAVDEAFARFAEQTGRLDVLFDNAGVFTPTAPLDEIAVEDWRRAVDVNLTGMFLCARAAFGLMRRQSPQGGRIILNGSISAHVPRAGAAPYTATKHAITGLTKQIALDGRPYDIAASQIDIGNADTELLRDAAKQAMDRGDPPPHVMDVADVARAVHLMADLPLSSNILFQTIMATKMPYVGRG, encoded by the coding sequence ATGACGACCATGCCCCCCAAAACGATGATCGTGACCGGCGCAAGCTCGGGTATCGGCCTGGCCGTGGCCGAACACATGCTGGCGGCGGGCTGGACAATCGGTCTTGTCGCGCGGCGCGCCGACCGTCTGGAAGCGCTGGCAGCGGCGCATGGCGAAAGGGCCATCCCGATGCCGCTCGATGTGACCGATGCGGCAGCGGTCGATGAAGCCTTCGCCCGTTTCGCGGAGCAAACGGGCAGGCTCGACGTGCTCTTCGACAATGCGGGCGTCTTCACCCCCACGGCACCCCTTGACGAAATCGCGGTGGAGGATTGGCGCCGCGCGGTCGATGTGAACCTGACGGGCATGTTTCTGTGCGCCCGCGCGGCGTTCGGCCTGATGCGCCGCCAGTCGCCACAGGGCGGGCGGATCATCCTCAACGGGTCGATCTCGGCCCATGTGCCGCGCGCAGGGGCCGCGCCCTATACGGCGACGAAACATGCGATCACGGGGCTGACGAAACAGATCGCGCTCGATGGCCGCCCCTATGACATCGCGGCCAGCCAGATCGACATCGGCAATGCCGATACCGAGCTTCTGCGCGATGCGGCCAAACAGGCGATGGATCGCGGCGACCCGCCCCCCCATGTGATGGACGTGGCCGATGTCGCCCGCGCGGTCCACCTGATGGCGGATCTGCCGCTGTCCTCGAACATCCTGTTCCAGACCATCATGGCCACCAAGATGCCCTATGTCGGGCGCGGCTGA
- a CDS encoding ATP-dependent DNA helicase: MNAPVIAYSEDQAQAHDRIAEALREMGVDLENETLTPMAEGRGRVMAVVGKAGSGKTLLLAELVRALQAAGVDIISGDWEGRRRKDRRTAAVLAPTNKAASVLRGRGVPATTIHRILYTPVYDPEFERVAEWLAGQGERPVIEALTDAALDRAREVYEATKSVPAALASAGLRGSDFITGWKRREDPLDIGLIDESSMLDDRQFDDLTEIFPTLILFGDPAQLAPVNQSGQMVFDKIKGANRLDLARIHRQDADNPILDLAHALADPELSFERFERMVEEAARRDPRVVIAGRADSDLMARSPVLVWRNATRIRLITAFRGAHGAPEDQLIPGEPLICDGIELPLKHRKRRIDLEARGLIKGAPVIYLGPGSKPGFSRLHVIGAEAPRFSAASIVKIEKPDEEEPFIPYAARMGAAFLHGAAVTIHKAQGSQWPAVQVFAPDLYAAARAGRVEAGQALWKRLAYVAITRAEEKLIWVTRYALSRPSRPLGIADLPDPASPLSLEAEESA, translated from the coding sequence ATGAACGCCCCCGTCATCGCCTATTCCGAGGATCAGGCCCAGGCCCATGACCGCATCGCCGAGGCGCTGCGCGAGATGGGCGTGGATCTCGAGAACGAGACCCTGACGCCCATGGCCGAGGGGCGCGGCCGCGTGATGGCCGTTGTGGGCAAGGCCGGATCGGGCAAGACGCTTTTGCTGGCGGAACTGGTCCGCGCGCTTCAGGCGGCGGGCGTCGACATCATCTCGGGCGATTGGGAGGGACGGCGGCGCAAGGATCGCCGCACCGCCGCCGTTCTTGCCCCCACGAACAAGGCCGCAAGCGTGCTGCGCGGGCGCGGCGTGCCTGCGACCACGATCCACCGCATCCTTTACACCCCCGTCTATGACCCCGAATTCGAAAGGGTCGCGGAATGGCTGGCCGGTCAGGGCGAACGCCCCGTGATCGAGGCCCTGACCGATGCCGCGCTTGACCGCGCGCGCGAGGTTTACGAGGCGACGAAATCGGTGCCTGCGGCGCTGGCCTCGGCCGGGCTCAGGGGATCGGATTTCATCACCGGCTGGAAGCGGCGCGAAGACCCGCTCGACATCGGGCTGATCGACGAAAGCTCGATGCTCGACGACCGGCAATTCGACGATCTGACCGAGATCTTTCCGACCCTGATCCTGTTCGGCGATCCCGCGCAGCTGGCCCCCGTGAACCAATCGGGCCAGATGGTGTTCGACAAGATCAAGGGGGCGAACCGGCTCGATCTGGCGCGCATCCACAGGCAGGATGCCGACAACCCGATCCTCGACCTGGCCCATGCGCTGGCAGATCCGGAGCTGAGCTTCGAACGCTTCGAACGCATGGTCGAAGAGGCCGCGCGGCGCGACCCCCGCGTGGTCATCGCGGGCCGCGCCGACAGCGACCTGATGGCGCGCTCGCCCGTTCTGGTCTGGCGCAATGCCACGCGCATCCGGCTGATCACCGCCTTTCGCGGGGCCCATGGCGCGCCCGAGGATCAGCTGATCCCCGGCGAGCCGCTGATCTGCGACGGGATCGAATTGCCGCTCAAGCACCGCAAGCGCCGCATCGATCTGGAGGCAAGGGGGCTGATCAAGGGGGCGCCCGTCATCTACCTTGGGCCCGGCTCCAAACCCGGATTTTCGCGCCTGCATGTGATCGGTGCGGAAGCGCCGCGGTTTTCCGCCGCCTCCATCGTCAAGATCGAGAAACCGGACGAGGAAGAACCCTTCATCCCCTATGCCGCGCGGATGGGGGCGGCCTTTCTGCACGGGGCGGCGGTGACGATCCACAAGGCGCAGGGGTCGCAATGGCCCGCCGTTCAGGTCTTTGCCCCCGACCTTTACGCCGCCGCCCGCGCCGGTCGGGTCGAGGCGGGACAGGCGCTGTGGAAACGGCTGGCCTATGTCGCCATCACGAGGGCCGAGGAAAAGCTGATCTGGGTGACGCGCTATGCCCTGTCGCGCCCCAGCCGTCCCCTGGGGATCGCGGACCTGCCCGATCCCGCCAGCCCCCTGTCCCTCGAAGCGGAGGAGAGCGCATGA
- a CDS encoding alpha-hydroxy acid oxidase → MPVITEIEDLKRIYKRRVPKMFYDYAETGSWTEQTFRENCSDFDEIRLRQRIAVDMAGRTTAAKMVGQDYTMPVALAPVGLCGMQSADGEIKAARAAEKFGVPFTLSTMSICSIEDVASHTTKPFWFQVYTLKDDEFMKRLFARAKDAKCSALVITVDLQILGQRHKDLKNGLSAPPKLTPSSILNLATKVPWGLEMLQTKRRFFGNIVGHAKGVTDPTSLGSWTAEAFDPSLDWERIKEFRSWWDGPVILKGILDPEDAKKALDVGADAIVVSNHGGRQLDGALSSIRMLPQIMDAVGDKIEVHLDSGIRSGQDVLKALALGAKGTMIGRAFVYGLGAMGEAGVTKALQVIHKELDTTMALCGERDVANLGRHNLLLPENFATRWT, encoded by the coding sequence ATGCCCGTCATCACCGAGATCGAGGACCTCAAGCGGATATACAAGCGCCGCGTGCCCAAGATGTTCTACGATTACGCCGAGACGGGCAGCTGGACGGAACAGACCTTCCGCGAGAATTGCTCGGATTTCGACGAGATCCGGTTGCGCCAGCGCATCGCGGTGGACATGGCCGGACGGACCACCGCCGCCAAGATGGTCGGACAGGATTACACCATGCCCGTGGCGCTGGCCCCGGTGGGGCTGTGCGGGATGCAATCGGCCGATGGCGAGATCAAGGCCGCGCGGGCCGCGGAAAAATTCGGCGTGCCCTTCACGCTGTCGACGATGTCGATCTGTTCCATCGAGGATGTGGCGAGCCACACCACCAAACCCTTCTGGTTTCAGGTCTATACGCTGAAAGACGACGAGTTCATGAAGCGGCTTTTCGCCCGCGCCAAGGATGCGAAATGTTCGGCGCTGGTGATCACGGTCGACCTGCAGATCCTGGGCCAGCGGCACAAGGACCTGAAGAACGGCCTCAGCGCGCCGCCGAAACTGACGCCCTCCTCGATCCTGAACCTTGCGACCAAGGTTCCATGGGGGCTCGAGATGCTGCAGACCAAGCGGCGCTTTTTCGGCAATATCGTGGGCCATGCCAAGGGCGTGACCGATCCGACATCTCTGGGGAGCTGGACCGCCGAAGCCTTCGATCCCTCGCTCGACTGGGAGCGGATCAAGGAATTCCGCAGCTGGTGGGACGGCCCCGTCATCCTCAAGGGCATTCTCGACCCCGAGGATGCGAAGAAAGCGCTCGACGTCGGCGCCGATGCCATCGTCGTATCGAACCACGGTGGCCGCCAGCTTGATGGCGCGCTGTCCTCGATCCGGATGCTGCCGCAGATCATGGATGCGGTGGGCGACAAGATCGAGGTGCATCTCGACAGCGGCATCCGCTCGGGTCAGGACGTGCTCAAGGCGCTGGCGCTCGGGGCCAAGGGCACGATGATCGGCCGCGCCTTTGTCTATGGTCTGGGCGCGATGGGCGAGGCGGGCGTGACCAAGGCGTTGCAGGTGATCCACAAGGAACTGGACACGACCATGGCGCTTTGCGGGGAACGGGACGTGGCCAACCTTGGCCGGCACAACCTTCTCTTGCCCGAGAATTTCGCCACCCGCTGGACGTAA